In the Clostridium beijerinckii genome, one interval contains:
- the gpmA gene encoding 2,3-diphosphoglycerate-dependent phosphoglycerate mutase, with amino-acid sequence MIKLVLVRHGESLWNLENRFTGWTDVDLSENGLKEARRAGKILKKNGFVFDVAYTSVLKRAIRTLWIILYEMDLAWIPVFKSWRLNERHYGALQGLNKAETAKKYGGEQVHKWRRFVNVKPPELTKEDTRYPGNEYKYKDLNEEQIPLTENLADTERRVLEEWRGNIAEDLKEGKRVIISAHGNTLRALVKYLDDIPADNVANLNIPTGIPLVYELDEKLKPITHYYLSDKE; translated from the coding sequence ATGATTAAATTAGTACTAGTAAGGCATGGAGAAAGTCTTTGGAACTTAGAAAATAGATTTACGGGATGGACAGATGTGGATTTGTCAGAGAATGGATTAAAGGAAGCAAGAAGAGCAGGAAAAATACTTAAGAAAAATGGTTTTGTATTTGATGTAGCTTATACATCAGTTCTAAAAAGAGCGATAAGAACATTATGGATAATATTATATGAGATGGATTTGGCATGGATTCCTGTTTTTAAATCATGGAGACTAAACGAGAGACATTATGGAGCTTTACAAGGATTAAATAAAGCAGAAACTGCTAAAAAATATGGAGGAGAGCAAGTTCATAAATGGAGAAGATTTGTAAATGTAAAACCTCCAGAATTGACTAAAGAGGATACCAGATACCCTGGGAATGAATATAAGTACAAGGATTTAAATGAAGAACAAATACCTTTAACAGAAAACCTTGCTGATACTGAAAGACGTGTGTTAGAGGAATGGAGAGGAAATATAGCTGAAGATTTGAAAGAAGGTAAAAGAGTGATAATATCTGCTCATGGAAATACATTAAGAGCTTTAGTTAAATATTTAGACGACATTCCAGCTGATAATGTAGCTAATTTGAATATTCCAACAGGAATACCTTTAGTATATGAATTGGATGAAAAGTTAAAGCCAATTACTCATTATTACCTATCAGATAAGGAATAA